AAACACCTGGCCACCAAAACACCCTCCCTTGAAAACCACATCGTGTCCGAGGGCAAACCGCCAGCTTCCGGTTGCGCCCCCACCGTTTCAACGAATACGGAAATAGCGTTTACATGAAATTCGACGATCGAATGAGCAATAGGCATGCCACGGGTTGTTTCCACTTCCCTGATAACTAATGAGATAAGACATAATTTTACAGCTCAAACAGGGCCTTAGATGAGAGACATCCCATCCGCCTCCCAAAAAAACGACTTTATCTTCGCCTTTCGAAGCCAAAGATAATGAGCCGTATACAACACTCTCCTCCCTTTTCCGGCCCGCCTGACACGCCCCATTCCTGTAGATTCCGCATGTCACACCCCTAACCGTCGAGAATCACATCTCAAAACCATCTCGACCGACCAAACTGACGACATGACTGTGGCACCGAACAAACGGCCGTGGGGCTTAGCCCGGCATATTTGCAGCCCGAATAAAAAAAGGGGCGGCAAACCGTGTGGTTTACCGCCCCTTTTTAATGCTATAAGGATACTATCTTGCCTGTCGTGCCCTTCGCGCCCCATATCTAATGTCTCATGCGGTCGATCCTGTCTTGAATTTCTGCGTCACGCCCGCACGACCTCTTCGCCGAGCAGGCATGCCTGCTCGCCGCTGCATAGCATCAAAAACAAAGCAGGATCTGCTGTCTGTCCGGCTGTCAGACTTGTGCGAAAGGCTCGACCAGCCCGAACTTCTCGATCTTACGGTACAAGGTCTTGCGATCAATGCCCAAAAGACGAGCGGCCTTGGCCTTATTCCAATCGGTTTTGTCCAAAGCGGCCAGGATCTGCTGCTGTTCCTGCTCCTCCGAGTCAGCACAGTATTTACCGACAGCCTGCTCGCCCTGAAGAATTTCTTCCGGAACATGGGCCAGAGACGCCAGAGGCTCGGTACAGTGAATCAGGATGTGTTCGATGGCATGCTCCAACTGGCGCACATTGCCAGGCCAGTCATACGCCTGCATCGCCCGCATAACCTCCTGGTCGACACCTTGAAGATTGCGGCCGAGCACCTCGTTGTATCGTTGAATGAAATGATCCACCATCGGGGGGATATCTTCCTTGCGCTCCCGAAGTGGGGGTAAAGCCAAAGTGATAACCTTGAGGCGATAATAGAGGTCCTGGCGGAACTCGCCGGAGCGGACTTTTTCTTCAAGGTCCTGATTGGTGGCGGCAACAATGCGCACATCGACCTTGACCGGCGTCGAATCGCCGATGCGTTCGACCTCTTTTTCCTGCAGCACTCTCAACAACCGCAGCTGCATGCGCGGAGAGATATCACCGATCTCATCGAGAAAGATCGTCCCCCCATCGGCTTTTTGAAAACGGCCGACATGATCCTTAACCGCTCCGGTGAAGGATCCTTTGACATGCCCGAAGAGTTCGCTTTCCAACAGCGTATCGGACAGAGCGGCGCAGTTCACCTTGACCAGAGGCCGGTTTTTGCGAGGTCCGGAAAGATGCAGAGCTTCGGCCACCAGTTCTTTCCCGGTGCCACTCTCGCCGAGAATCAGCACCGTCGAGGGAACCTGCGCCAGCGTTTCGATCAGACCGAATACCTGCTGCATTTTGGAACTGGTAGCTATCATGCGATGAAAAGACTGGCGCTTGTTAAGGCTGCGCTCCAAATCGTCGAGACGGGTTTCATCACGCACCACCATCACGGCGCCAAAAACATCGCCCTCCTTGTTTTGCAGCGGCGAGGTCGACAAGGAAACCACCTGCCCGGCCCGCTCGAGATGTTCGCACTCCATGCGCTTAAGTTCCATGGATTTGCCTTCCTCGAGGGTGCGCGTCAAAAGGTCGCGGCACGTTCCGGCGCAAGGCATGGACAATGCGTCGATCTTTTCGCCGCGATCATCCTTGCTCCAGCCGCACAGGCGGCTGGCCGCCTGGTTAAAATCCGTAACGCAGCCCGATGCATCCACGGACAGCAAACCGTCTTTCACACTTTCGAAAATGGCGGCAAGATTGGTTCGGGTATTCGCCTCTCGATCGATGGCCTGCTTGTACTTGAGCGCGGAACGGGCCACCTGCAACAGATCTTTTTTAACCACCGGTTTGGAAATATAATCGTAGGCTCCCAGACGCACAGCCTCAGCGGCGGTATCGACATTGGGAAAGCCGGTGATCATAACCACCGGGGTGCTCTGATCGTATTCCCGTAAAGATCGAAGCACCTCCAGCCCGGTGCGACCGCCAAGCACGATATCCGAAAACACCAGATCATATTCACCTTGTCGCAACAAGCTCACGGCCTCGTCGAATTCTGCTGCGGTTGAAACATCATAACCTTCCGCGGCCAGAAAACGCTCGAAGCTGAAGCGCAGGCACTTTTCATCGTCGATAACCAGAATTCTGGCAGGGCTGTCGGCATTACGAGTCATGGGTTTCCTCTGATGCTGCGGGGAGAGCGAAGGTGACCATCGTATAGTGGCCCTCCTTGCTGTCGATGACAATTTCCCCATGGTGATCTTTGATGATACCGTGGCTGATGCTCAGCCCCAGCCCGGTACCCTCTCCGCTCGGCTTGGTTGTATAAAACGGATCGAGAATCTTGTGCAGGGAACTTTCGGGAATGCCGGTACCCTGATCGCGAACGGACAGGTGAACCATCTGCTGTCCCTGCTCCATGCAGGTTGAAGCTTTGATAAGCAGGGTCTTATCCGGATGCACTGTCGGATATTTCTTGTTAAGCGCATAGCGGGCGTTACTCAACAAATTGAGAAGAACCTGCTGAATTTCCTGGGCATGGGCCACCACTTCGGGCAGGTCGGGCGGCACCTCGACCTGCAAATGAATACCATCCTTGCGCAACTGCGATTCGGTCAGAGCCAGGGAACAGGCCAGCGTATCCCAGAGGGCGACCCGATCCTTGTGCTCCTTGCGGGCCCTGGCAAAAGCCAGCAGATTGCGTACAATGTTGGCGACCCGCTCCCCTTCCTCGATGATGCCGCGCAGGATATCCAGATCATCCTTTTCGATATCGAGACTGTCGGCAAGCAGCTGGGCATAATTGATAATGCCGTTGATGGGATTGTTGATTTCGTGCGCCACCCCGGCAGCCAGTTCGCCCAGTGAAGCCAGCTGCCCGGTACGCAGGGATTCCTCGCGCAATTGAATCTGCCGAGTGATATCGTTGGTGTAGCGAATAACCTGCACCGTATTGCCTACTTTGTCCTTGACGGGGAAAGTCCGCACCTCCCAGCTGCGACCGTCCTGCGTCTTGAAGACCACCTTTTGCTGCACACCGGTACGGAAACTGGCCATCACCGGACACTCTTCCAGATGACAGGAACAGTTGCCCCACAGGGTACAGCATTTCTTTCCCGGAATCTCCCGAATGGGATAGCCGAGCATATTGGCGGTACTCAGATTGGCCCGCAGCACGGTGCGATCCGGGGCAATCAATGCGATAGAATCGGGTATGCCATCGAGAAGAGTCTGGTATTCTCGATACAACCGTTTGAACTTCTTTTCACTTTGGCGCAAAGCCTGTTCCGCCACAATCCGGTCGGAAATATCGATGGCCACACCACGCACCCCGACAATACGCCCTTTTATTACCATGGGCGAAACCGAAATCATCACCTTGAAACGAAAACCGTTGCGCGCCTCGATCAGACATTCATTGGCATTGATCGTTTCACCGCCAAGAACGCTTTGAAAAGCATCTGTCAAGGCATCGCGGTCCGAGCTTGCCAACAGATCGAAAACGCTAATGCCCTGTTGAAGATCAGCATCATCGCAGCCGATCATCTCCAAAGTGACCCGATTGGCAAAAGTCAGCCGGCCGAGGGTATCGGTCTCGAAAACCGACTGCGGCAACAGGTCTGCGGTATCCCGGAACCGCGATTCGCTTTCGCGCAAATCCTCTTCGACTTTTTTGCGCTGGGTGATATCCAGACCGACAGCCTGCACCTCGGTGACTTCACCGAGTTCCCCCACGATGGCCGTATTGCTCCAGCGATACCAATGGCTGCTGCCATCATCCTGAAGGATAGGGGTTTCATGATAAAGCGTCCCGGGATTGTTCAGCAGGGTCCGGATATGTTCATCCATGGAGGATCGGACCTCTTCCGACATTCGATCTATGAACTTCCGTCCCAATAACTCCTCAGGCTTTTTTTTAAAAAGACGGCAATACGCCTCATTGACATACGTCAGGGTCGTATCGGGTAACCAGCGGCACACCGCTTCAGCCTGGGTTTGCACCAGGGCCCGGTAACGCTCCTCGTTGCGACGCAACTCCTCATCGGCCTGCCGACGCTCGGTAACATCACGAAGACCGGCAATAGCCTTCAACTTATTCCCTTGCTGCCACAGCGACAGAGACAACTCGACGTAAAACTGCTCGCCATTGCTGCGCAAGGCGGGCAGTTCGATATTCTGGCCGAGTAGATCGGATTCATGGGCTCGGGTAAAAAAAGACACCAGGTTTTGCCGGTGACGTTCGCGCAGGTGCTCAGGAATCAGACGATCGAGAGGCTGACCGACCATTTCTTCTTCGGTATAACCGAACATCTTTTCGGCGGCAGGGTTGAAAACCACCACCAGCCCCTGTTCATTGACGCCGATCAAAGCATCGCTGATCACCCTGACCACAGCTTGAAAGCGTTTTTCGCTCCAGGTAAGAGACTGACGAATAAGTTTGAGGGAGCGTAACCGGGGCAGCACCAGGATGAGCAGAATAATCTGCAGAAGCAGAAACAGAAGCCCCCCCAACACCAGATGCGAACGGACGCCGAAAACCTGAGGTGTCCCATCCAGAAGCATACTGCCTTGGGGTAATATGCTCAGGGGAATCTGCCAGCGTTTAAGAGCCGCAACCGAGAAAACATACCGGGTGGTATTGACCTCGAACGGCCCCTCTTTGCCGATGGTGTCCAGGCCCAGTACCTTATCCATAAAAACATGGGCGGCAGCCTGCC
This DNA window, taken from Syntrophotalea carbinolica DSM 2380, encodes the following:
- a CDS encoding PAS domain-containing sensor histidine kinase, with protein sequence MLCLGVVLLTGALCPGKVAAGDLSLLVLHSYHAEYAWTRNQHAGFVAALKQDASQYQVSCFAEYLDTKRNEYDADYEAFFAAYLQKKFRGYHPDAIYATDDNALVFLIRYRDCLFPDVPVIFSGINNLWLEQQLNPKSFMGVYERKDILGNVRLALAMDPMLKKIYFLGDNCTSHNLIASHIAAEMGRHFPDLDYEFVADKTMSGLRSKLSVKGEGTVVLTTLGGLLGPDGGPVPIPLAIQMLSEAGKFKILTMGTNYLTDGVLGGSVVDGFAQGQAAAHVFMDKVLGLDTIGKEGPFEVNTTRYVFSVAALKRWQIPLSILPQGSMLLDGTPQVFGVRSHLVLGGLLFLLLQIILLILVLPRLRSLKLIRQSLTWSEKRFQAVVRVISDALIGVNEQGLVVVFNPAAEKMFGYTEEEMVGQPLDRLIPEHLRERHRQNLVSFFTRAHESDLLGQNIELPALRSNGEQFYVELSLSLWQQGNKLKAIAGLRDVTERRQADEELRRNEERYRALVQTQAEAVCRWLPDTTLTYVNEAYCRLFKKKPEELLGRKFIDRMSEEVRSSMDEHIRTLLNNPGTLYHETPILQDDGSSHWYRWSNTAIVGELGEVTEVQAVGLDITQRKKVEEDLRESESRFRDTADLLPQSVFETDTLGRLTFANRVTLEMIGCDDADLQQGISVFDLLASSDRDALTDAFQSVLGGETINANECLIEARNGFRFKVMISVSPMVIKGRIVGVRGVAIDISDRIVAEQALRQSEKKFKRLYREYQTLLDGIPDSIALIAPDRTVLRANLSTANMLGYPIREIPGKKCCTLWGNCSCHLEECPVMASFRTGVQQKVVFKTQDGRSWEVRTFPVKDKVGNTVQVIRYTNDITRQIQLREESLRTGQLASLGELAAGVAHEINNPINGIINYAQLLADSLDIEKDDLDILRGIIEEGERVANIVRNLLAFARARKEHKDRVALWDTLACSLALTESQLRKDGIHLQVEVPPDLPEVVAHAQEIQQVLLNLLSNARYALNKKYPTVHPDKTLLIKASTCMEQGQQMVHLSVRDQGTGIPESSLHKILDPFYTTKPSGEGTGLGLSISHGIIKDHHGEIVIDSKEGHYTMVTFALPAASEETHDS
- a CDS encoding sigma-54 dependent transcriptional regulator, with product MTRNADSPARILVIDDEKCLRFSFERFLAAEGYDVSTAAEFDEAVSLLRQGEYDLVFSDIVLGGRTGLEVLRSLREYDQSTPVVMITGFPNVDTAAEAVRLGAYDYISKPVVKKDLLQVARSALKYKQAIDREANTRTNLAAIFESVKDGLLSVDASGCVTDFNQAASRLCGWSKDDRGEKIDALSMPCAGTCRDLLTRTLEEGKSMELKRMECEHLERAGQVVSLSTSPLQNKEGDVFGAVMVVRDETRLDDLERSLNKRQSFHRMIATSSKMQQVFGLIETLAQVPSTVLILGESGTGKELVAEALHLSGPRKNRPLVKVNCAALSDTLLESELFGHVKGSFTGAVKDHVGRFQKADGGTIFLDEIGDISPRMQLRLLRVLQEKEVERIGDSTPVKVDVRIVAATNQDLEEKVRSGEFRQDLYYRLKVITLALPPLRERKEDIPPMVDHFIQRYNEVLGRNLQGVDQEVMRAMQAYDWPGNVRQLEHAIEHILIHCTEPLASLAHVPEEILQGEQAVGKYCADSEEQEQQQILAALDKTDWNKAKAARLLGIDRKTLYRKIEKFGLVEPFAQV